In the genome of Cupriavidus malaysiensis, one region contains:
- a CDS encoding MFS transporter: MSSHLNTPPAPGRPLFFIALGLFGLYTVEFGVVGILPAIMARYGVTVAQAGALVGVFAALVAVLGPAMVLWLSRFDRRRVLAGALLAFSLCSALSAWAPDLGSLMALRVPAALLHPVFFAVAFAAAISLYPPARAAHATAMAFVGTSMGLVLGVPLTTWVAARFSYEASFLCCAVVNLVAAAGIWRALPSAAPAPPSPSSPSSPSPQEAPAARAPAPLRILRKPGLWLASATTVSLFAAMFSVYSYAAEYLARATGLGGEAIGMLLLVFGAGGVLGNLVAGRWLERRRNLTVLLHPVLLALAYAALHGFGSPHAAIMVPLCLLWGAAHTSGLVVSQTWMAAAAPEAPEFATSLFISAANLGVVLGAAAGGRMIAAAGMDGAIWSGWLFAACALASVVLGLGAYRRRQQPAADATDGRHPA; the protein is encoded by the coding sequence ATGAGTTCGCACCTGAACACGCCACCGGCACCCGGGCGCCCGCTCTTCTTCATCGCCCTCGGCCTGTTCGGCCTCTATACCGTCGAGTTCGGCGTGGTCGGTATCCTGCCGGCGATCATGGCGCGTTATGGCGTCACGGTGGCGCAGGCAGGCGCGCTGGTAGGCGTCTTTGCCGCGCTGGTCGCGGTGCTGGGGCCGGCCATGGTGCTGTGGCTGTCGCGCTTCGACCGGCGCCGCGTGCTGGCCGGCGCGCTGCTGGCCTTCAGCCTGTGCAGCGCGCTATCGGCCTGGGCGCCGGACCTGGGCAGCCTGATGGCGCTGCGCGTGCCGGCCGCACTGCTGCACCCGGTCTTCTTCGCCGTCGCCTTCGCCGCCGCCATCTCGCTCTACCCGCCGGCACGCGCGGCGCATGCCACCGCGATGGCCTTCGTCGGCACCAGCATGGGCCTGGTGCTCGGCGTGCCGCTGACCACCTGGGTGGCCGCGCGCTTTTCCTACGAAGCCTCGTTCCTGTGCTGCGCCGTGGTGAACCTGGTGGCCGCCGCCGGCATCTGGCGCGCCCTGCCGTCCGCCGCACCCGCTCCGCCGTCGCCGTCCTCGCCATCCTCGCCGTCTCCCCAGGAGGCACCGGCGGCGCGCGCACCGGCGCCGCTGCGCATCCTGCGCAAGCCCGGCCTGTGGCTCGCCAGCGCGACCACGGTGAGCCTGTTCGCCGCCATGTTCTCCGTGTACAGCTATGCGGCGGAATACCTGGCCCGCGCGACCGGGCTGGGCGGCGAGGCCATCGGCATGCTGCTGCTGGTGTTCGGCGCCGGCGGCGTGCTCGGCAACCTGGTGGCCGGCCGCTGGCTGGAGCGCCGCCGCAACCTTACCGTGCTGCTGCATCCCGTCCTGCTGGCGCTCGCCTATGCGGCGCTGCACGGCTTCGGCTCGCCGCACGCCGCCATCATGGTGCCGCTATGCCTGCTGTGGGGCGCCGCGCATACCAGCGGACTGGTGGTCAGCCAGACCTGGATGGCCGCGGCCGCGCCCGAGGCGCCGGAGTTCGCCACCAGCCTGTTCATCTCGGCCGCCAACCTGGGCGTGGTGCTGGGCGCGGCGGCAGGAGGCCGGATGATCGCCGCCGCCGGCATGGACGGCGCCATCTGGAGCGGCTGGCTGTTTGCCGCCTGCGCGCTGGCCAGCGTCGTGCTGGGGCTGGGCGCGTACCGGCGCCGGCAGCAGCCTGCCGCCGATGCCACCGACGGCCGCCATCCTGCCTGA
- a CDS encoding LysR family transcriptional regulator gives MDEHSDNLKDSLGGFAVFVQVAEARSFVVAGRQLGVSASAVGKSVARLEEKLGVRLFHRSTRSITLTAEGALFLERCRRILAEIEAAELELSHATAAPRGRLRVSLPLVSSLMLPVLAGFMREYPEVQLDLDFTDRMVDVIEEGFDAVVRTGEPADSRLAARTLGSFRQLLVASPAYLREHGEPRHPQDLLRHRCLQYRFPNSGKLEIWPWRPGVPAQELQLPATMICNNIETRLCFALQGLGIASLPEFAMREPLADGRLRTVLDEYVAGSGTFRVLWPASRQPAPKLRAFIDFLSAHVFPVAPPPAPATPRRRAGGRARARLRPGAGSPPRD, from the coding sequence ATGGACGAGCACAGCGACAACCTCAAGGACAGCCTGGGCGGCTTCGCGGTCTTCGTGCAGGTGGCCGAGGCGCGCAGCTTCGTGGTGGCGGGCAGGCAGCTGGGCGTGTCGGCCTCGGCGGTGGGCAAGAGCGTGGCGCGCCTGGAGGAGAAGCTGGGGGTGCGGCTGTTCCATCGCAGCACGCGCAGCATCACGCTGACGGCCGAAGGCGCGCTCTTCCTGGAGCGCTGCCGCCGCATCCTGGCGGAGATCGAGGCGGCCGAGCTGGAACTGTCGCATGCCACCGCCGCGCCGCGCGGGCGCCTGCGCGTGAGCCTGCCGCTGGTCAGTTCGCTGATGCTGCCGGTACTGGCCGGCTTCATGCGGGAGTACCCCGAAGTCCAGCTCGACCTGGACTTCACCGACCGCATGGTGGATGTGATCGAGGAGGGTTTCGATGCCGTGGTGCGCACCGGCGAGCCGGCCGATTCGCGGCTGGCGGCGCGCACCCTGGGCAGCTTCCGGCAACTGCTGGTGGCCTCGCCCGCCTACCTGCGCGAGCACGGCGAACCCAGGCACCCGCAGGACCTGCTGCGGCACCGCTGCCTGCAATACCGCTTTCCCAATTCCGGCAAGCTGGAGATCTGGCCGTGGCGGCCGGGTGTGCCCGCGCAGGAACTGCAGCTGCCCGCCACCATGATCTGCAACAACATCGAGACGCGGCTGTGCTTCGCGCTCCAGGGCCTGGGCATCGCCTCCCTGCCGGAGTTCGCCATGCGCGAGCCGCTCGCCGACGGCCGCCTGCGCACCGTGCTGGACGAATATGTGGCCGGCAGCGGCACCTTCCGCGTGCTGTGGCCGGCCAGCCGCCAGCCGGCGCCCAAGCTGCGCGCCTTCATCGACTTCCTGAGCGCGCATGTGTTTCCCGTGGCGCCGCCGCCAGCGCCGGCCACGCCGCGGCGGCGGGCCGGGGGCAGGGCGCGGGCGCGCCTCAGGCCAGGTGCGGGATCGCCACCTCGGGATTGA
- the fabV gene encoding enoyl-ACP reductase FabV, with product MIIKPRVRGFICVSTHPVGCEANVQEQIAYVKASGPIAGGPKKVLVIGASTGYGLAARITAAFGCGADTLGVFFERAGSAGKPGTAGWYNTAAFDKFATAEGRYAKSINGDAFSDEIKQQTIELIRRDLGQVDLVVYSLASPRRTHPKTGTVYSSTLKPVGKSVTLRGINTDKEVVKETVLEPATQQEIDDTVAVMGGEDWQMWIDALDEAGVLADGAKTTAFTYLGEQITHDIYWNGSIGAAKKDLDQKVLGIRARLAPRGGDARVAVLKAVVTQASSAIPMMALYLSLLLKVMKEKGTHEGCIEQVYRLLKDSLYGSQPLLDEEGRLRADDKELAADVQAQVQQLWNAVRDDNLYTLTDFAGYKTEFLRLFGFAMAGVDYEADVNPEVAIPHLA from the coding sequence ATGATCATCAAACCCCGCGTACGCGGCTTCATCTGCGTGAGCACCCACCCCGTCGGCTGCGAGGCCAACGTGCAGGAACAGATCGCCTACGTCAAGGCGAGCGGCCCCATCGCCGGCGGCCCGAAGAAGGTCCTGGTGATCGGCGCATCGACCGGCTACGGCCTGGCCGCGCGCATCACGGCGGCCTTCGGCTGCGGCGCCGACACGCTCGGCGTGTTCTTCGAGCGCGCCGGCAGCGCGGGCAAGCCCGGCACGGCCGGCTGGTACAACACCGCCGCCTTCGACAAGTTCGCCACCGCCGAGGGCCGCTATGCCAAGAGCATCAACGGTGACGCCTTCTCCGACGAGATCAAGCAGCAGACCATCGAGCTGATCCGCCGCGATCTCGGCCAGGTCGACCTGGTGGTCTACAGCCTGGCGTCGCCGCGCCGCACCCATCCGAAGACCGGTACCGTCTACAGCTCCACCCTCAAGCCGGTGGGCAAGTCCGTCACCCTGCGCGGCATCAACACCGACAAGGAGGTGGTCAAGGAAACCGTGCTGGAGCCGGCCACCCAGCAGGAGATCGACGACACCGTGGCGGTCATGGGCGGCGAGGACTGGCAGATGTGGATCGACGCGCTCGACGAGGCCGGCGTGCTGGCCGACGGCGCCAAGACCACGGCCTTCACCTACCTGGGCGAGCAGATCACCCACGACATCTACTGGAACGGCTCCATCGGCGCCGCCAAGAAGGACCTCGACCAGAAGGTGCTCGGCATCCGCGCCCGCCTCGCGCCGCGCGGCGGCGACGCGCGCGTGGCAGTGCTCAAGGCGGTGGTCACGCAGGCCAGCTCGGCCATCCCGATGATGGCGCTCTACCTGTCGCTGCTGCTCAAGGTGATGAAGGAAAAGGGCACGCACGAAGGCTGCATCGAGCAGGTCTACCGCCTGCTCAAGGACAGCCTGTACGGCAGCCAGCCGCTGCTGGACGAGGAGGGCCGCCTGCGCGCCGATGACAAGGAGCTGGCCGCCGACGTGCAGGCGCAGGTGCAGCAACTGTGGAACGCGGTGCGCGACGACAACCTGTACACGCTGACCGACTTCGCCGGCTACAAGACCGAGTTCCTGCGCCTGTTCGGCTTCGCCATGGCCGGCGTGGACTACGAGGCCGACGTCAATCCCGAGGTGGCGATCCCGCACCTGGCCTGA
- a CDS encoding NuoB/complex I 20 kDa subunit family protein, producing the protein MLTRLDGVLAAAQRNSLWYLSFGLACCAVEMMHAASARYDMDRFGMIPRASPRHCDLMIVAGTLTNKMAPAMRKVYDQMAEPRYVLSMGSCANGGGYYHYSYSVVRGCDRIVPVDVYVPGCPPTAEALLYGLLQLQRKVGRRAAGGAPAALARR; encoded by the coding sequence GTGCTGACCCGCCTCGACGGCGTGCTCGCCGCAGCGCAGCGCAACAGCTTGTGGTACCTGTCCTTCGGGCTGGCCTGCTGCGCGGTCGAGATGATGCATGCCGCCAGCGCCCGCTATGATATGGACCGCTTCGGCATGATTCCGCGTGCCTCGCCGCGCCACTGCGACCTGATGATCGTGGCGGGCACACTGACCAACAAGATGGCGCCGGCCATGCGCAAGGTCTATGACCAGATGGCCGAGCCGCGCTATGTGCTTTCGATGGGATCCTGCGCCAATGGTGGCGGCTACTATCACTACAGCTATTCGGTGGTGCGCGGATGCGACCGCATCGTCCCGGTCGACGTCTACGTGCCGGGCTGCCCGCCGACGGCGGAGGCCTTGCTCTATGGACTGCTGCAACTGCAACGCAAGGTGGGCCGGCGGGCGGCTGGCGGCGCGCCCGCGGCGCTGGCGCGCCGCTGA
- a CDS encoding helix-turn-helix domain-containing protein, giving the protein MAEADRLLAPRSALRGLVSGIFTEAGRHGPMLFPATPSPSLTVFLCGASIHEDGRAFAHSLLAGPQGRARWASMLPGTAFVTALFRPGALPRVLVPGGLPEMDEAGELAAFLPQAEADALVQAVRRHGTMAGAVTALEDWLLARTARPPRRRGGDLWLPPAAIAMPIAAVAAGTGRSPRQAERLFRQTFGASQRELRALLRYGRMLGGLLAGTATHGLGAAALDCGYYDQAQMARDMRRFAGLSAREVAAAARGGGGPALSMFRYGEGERRLLLG; this is encoded by the coding sequence ATGGCTGAGGCCGATCGCCTGCTGGCACCCCGGTCCGCGCTGCGCGGCCTGGTGAGCGGCATCTTCACGGAGGCCGGGCGCCACGGCCCGATGCTGTTCCCGGCCACGCCGAGCCCGTCGCTGACCGTCTTCCTCTGCGGCGCCTCGATCCACGAGGACGGCCGGGCCTTCGCGCACAGCTTGCTGGCCGGCCCGCAGGGGCGGGCGCGCTGGGCGAGCATGCTGCCGGGCACCGCCTTCGTCACCGCCCTGTTCCGTCCGGGGGCGCTGCCGCGCGTGCTGGTGCCGGGCGGCCTGCCAGAGATGGACGAGGCGGGCGAACTGGCCGCCTTCCTGCCGCAGGCCGAAGCGGATGCGCTGGTGCAGGCGGTGCGGCGGCACGGCACCATGGCCGGCGCGGTGACGGCGCTGGAGGATTGGCTGCTGGCGCGCACGGCACGCCCGCCACGCCGGCGCGGCGGCGACCTGTGGCTGCCGCCCGCGGCCATCGCCATGCCGATCGCCGCGGTGGCGGCCGGCACGGGCCGCAGCCCGCGCCAGGCGGAACGCCTGTTCCGCCAGACCTTCGGCGCCTCCCAGCGGGAACTGCGTGCCTTGCTGCGTTATGGCCGCATGCTCGGGGGTCTGCTCGCCGGCACGGCGACGCACGGCCTGGGTGCGGCGGCGCTGGATTGCGGGTACTACGACCAGGCACAGATGGCGCGCGACATGCGCCGCTTCGCCGGGCTCTCGGCGCGCGAGGTGGCGGCCGCCGCGCGCGGCGGCGGCGGGCCGGCGTTGTCGATGTTCCGCTACGGCGAAGGGGAGCGCCGCCTGCTGCTGGGCTGA
- a CDS encoding LysR family transcriptional regulator, whose translation MIQIEDLRLVEALAQAPSLSAAARALNVTPPALSIRLRKLEATLGLTLATRTARRLSLTPEGERFAEQGAALLAQLEALPESFQREDQRLTGTLRIAAPFGYGRRHVAPLLAQFARQHPGLRLQLDLRETPWPDRHDSDAVIHVGKVRDSSWIARTLAANERWLCASPAYLRAHGTPAEPRDLLAHACICIRENDEDNTLWHYRLAPPDGKAAAAARRTRAAPRQALRIAPAYTTNDGAVARAWAEAGLGLVLRSEWDVSEAIAAGTLVRVLPGWQFDSAPVMLLVPGRRGRTARVRALLAFFEAATAVRPGQAAPRRAQPSSRRRSPSP comes from the coding sequence ATGATCCAGATCGAGGACCTGCGCCTGGTCGAGGCCCTGGCGCAAGCGCCATCGCTCAGCGCCGCGGCGCGCGCGCTCAATGTGACGCCGCCGGCGTTGTCGATCCGGCTGCGCAAGCTGGAAGCCACCCTGGGGCTGACGCTGGCGACCCGGACCGCGCGCCGCCTGAGCCTCACGCCGGAAGGCGAGCGCTTCGCCGAGCAAGGCGCCGCGCTGCTGGCGCAGCTCGAGGCGCTGCCGGAATCGTTCCAGCGCGAAGACCAGCGCCTGACCGGCACGCTGCGCATCGCCGCGCCGTTCGGCTACGGGCGGCGGCATGTGGCGCCGCTGCTGGCGCAGTTCGCGCGCCAGCATCCGGGCCTGCGCCTGCAGCTCGACCTGCGCGAGACGCCCTGGCCGGACCGCCACGACTCCGACGCGGTGATCCACGTCGGAAAGGTGCGCGATTCCTCCTGGATCGCGCGCACGCTGGCAGCGAACGAACGCTGGCTGTGCGCGAGCCCGGCCTACCTGCGCGCGCACGGCACGCCGGCCGAGCCGCGCGACCTGCTGGCGCACGCCTGCATCTGCATCCGCGAAAACGACGAGGACAACACGCTCTGGCACTACCGGCTGGCGCCACCGGATGGGAAGGCGGCGGCCGCGGCCAGGCGCACGCGCGCCGCACCACGCCAAGCGTTACGCATTGCGCCCGCCTACACCACCAACGACGGCGCGGTCGCGCGCGCCTGGGCAGAGGCCGGACTGGGACTGGTGCTGCGATCGGAATGGGATGTGAGCGAAGCGATCGCGGCCGGCACCCTGGTGCGCGTGCTGCCCGGCTGGCAGTTCGACAGCGCCCCGGTGATGCTGCTGGTGCCGGGCCGGCGTGGCCGCACCGCGCGCGTGCGCGCGCTGCTGGCCTTCTTCGAGGCAGCGACCGCCGTCCGGCCCGGCCAGGCCGCGCCGCGGCGCGCTCAGCCCAGCAGCAGGCGGCGCTCCCCTTCGCCGTAG
- a CDS encoding HAD family hydrolase, with amino-acid sequence MDTMATLAQPQAPAWPRAVLFDLLTALLDSWTVWNAAAGSVAQGRAWRAAYLRRTYGCGAYVGYEQLVREAAAEVGLPAAAPLALEAAWDTLTPWDGARELLQALRPHCRLAVVTNCSERLGQRAATRLGIDCDTVVTSETAGFYKPDPRPYRLALQRLGVAAHQAAFVAGSGYDLFGTAAVGLRTFWHNRVGLALPEGAPAPAAQAATLAPALAWLRGGQD; translated from the coding sequence ATGGACACCATGGCAACTCTCGCTCAACCGCAGGCGCCGGCGTGGCCGCGCGCCGTCCTGTTCGACCTGCTCACGGCCCTGCTCGACTCCTGGACCGTGTGGAATGCCGCCGCCGGTTCCGTGGCGCAGGGCAGGGCGTGGCGCGCGGCCTACCTGCGCCGCACCTATGGCTGCGGCGCCTATGTGGGCTATGAGCAGCTCGTGCGCGAAGCCGCCGCCGAGGTCGGCCTGCCCGCTGCGGCGCCGCTGGCGCTGGAAGCCGCCTGGGACACGCTGACGCCGTGGGATGGCGCGCGTGAACTGCTGCAGGCCCTGCGCCCGCACTGCCGGCTGGCGGTCGTCACCAACTGCTCGGAGCGCCTGGGGCAGCGTGCCGCCACGCGCCTCGGCATCGACTGCGACACGGTCGTCACCTCGGAGACGGCCGGCTTCTACAAGCCCGACCCGCGTCCCTACCGGCTCGCGCTGCAGCGTCTCGGCGTGGCGGCGCACCAGGCGGCCTTCGTCGCCGGCTCCGGCTACGACCTGTTCGGCACCGCCGCCGTCGGCCTGCGCACCTTCTGGCACAACCGCGTCGGCCTGGCCCTGCCGGAGGGCGCGCCCGCGCCCGCGGCGCAGGCGGCCACGCTGGCGCCGGCGCTGGCCTGGCTGCGCGGCGGGCAGGACTGA
- a CDS encoding DSD1 family PLP-dependent enzyme, with amino-acid sequence MDPLPASLAQAETPAAVIDLDRMQHNISRMQQRMDALGVAFRPHAKTSKCIPVVQAQIAAGARGITVSTLKEAEHFFAAGIADILYAVGMVPGKLAQALALRRQGCDLKILCDSVASAEAIVACGAAHGEAFEVWIEIDSDGHRSGIRADEPALLQVARVLHEGGARLGGVMTHAGSSYDLDTPAALAAMAEQERAACVLAAQRLRAAGLPCPVVSVGSTPTALSASQLDGVTEVRAGVYVFFDLVMRNIGVCREQDIALSVLTTVIGHQPEKGWAIVDAGWMAMSRDRGTQKQKQDFGYGQVCDAAGQVLEGYTLVGANQEHGILARSGEPDRDIAARFPLGTVLRILPNHACATGAQFPAYRACRADGTTERWERVHGW; translated from the coding sequence ATGGACCCGCTCCCGGCCTCGCTGGCCCAGGCCGAGACACCCGCCGCGGTGATCGACCTGGACCGCATGCAGCACAACATCTCCCGCATGCAGCAGCGCATGGACGCGCTGGGCGTGGCCTTCCGGCCCCACGCCAAGACCAGCAAGTGCATCCCCGTGGTGCAGGCGCAGATCGCCGCCGGCGCGCGCGGCATCACGGTCTCGACGCTGAAGGAGGCCGAGCACTTCTTCGCCGCGGGCATTGCCGACATCCTCTACGCGGTCGGCATGGTGCCCGGCAAGCTGGCGCAGGCGCTGGCGCTGCGGCGCCAGGGCTGCGACCTGAAGATCCTGTGCGACAGCGTGGCCTCGGCGGAGGCCATCGTGGCCTGCGGTGCGGCGCATGGCGAGGCTTTCGAGGTGTGGATCGAGATCGACTCGGACGGCCACCGCTCCGGCATCCGCGCCGACGAGCCCGCGCTGCTGCAGGTGGCGCGCGTGCTGCACGAGGGCGGCGCGCGCCTGGGCGGCGTGATGACGCACGCCGGCTCCAGCTACGACCTCGATACGCCGGCGGCGCTGGCGGCCATGGCCGAGCAGGAGCGCGCCGCCTGCGTGCTGGCGGCGCAGCGGCTGCGCGCGGCCGGGCTGCCGTGCCCGGTGGTCAGCGTCGGCTCCACGCCGACGGCCTTGTCGGCAAGTCAGCTCGACGGCGTGACCGAGGTGCGCGCGGGGGTCTATGTCTTCTTCGATCTCGTCATGCGCAATATCGGCGTCTGCCGCGAGCAGGACATCGCGCTGAGCGTGCTGACCACGGTGATCGGCCACCAGCCGGAGAAGGGCTGGGCCATCGTCGACGCCGGCTGGATGGCGATGAGCCGCGACCGCGGCACGCAGAAGCAGAAGCAGGACTTCGGCTATGGCCAGGTGTGCGACGCCGCCGGCCAGGTGCTGGAAGGCTATACGCTGGTCGGGGCGAACCAGGAGCACGGCATCCTGGCGCGCAGCGGCGAGCCCGACCGCGATATCGCCGCGCGCTTCCCGCTCGGCACGGTACTGCGCATCCTGCCCAACCATGCCTGCGCCACCGGGGCGCAGTTCCCCGCCTACCGCGCCTGCCGCGCGGACGGCACCACCGAACGCTGGGAGCGCGTCCATGGCTGGTGA
- a CDS encoding RidA family protein has translation MAGEHDSKTPQPSLPPPGGHYSHAVRANGFVFVSGQLPITPDGCKLGDAPFEVQARQVLANVAAALRQAGSDVGLLVQVRVYLDDVANWSAFNAIYADWAGAARPARAVVPTGPLHFGLKVEVEAVALAGPEPGAS, from the coding sequence ATGGCTGGTGAGCACGACTCCAAGACTCCGCAGCCGTCGCTGCCGCCGCCTGGCGGCCACTACAGCCACGCGGTACGCGCCAACGGCTTCGTCTTCGTCTCGGGGCAGCTGCCGATCACGCCGGACGGGTGCAAACTGGGCGATGCCCCGTTCGAGGTCCAGGCGCGCCAGGTGCTGGCCAATGTGGCGGCGGCCCTGCGGCAGGCCGGCAGCGACGTCGGCCTGCTGGTGCAGGTGCGCGTCTATCTCGACGATGTCGCCAACTGGTCGGCGTTCAATGCGATCTATGCGGATTGGGCTGGCGCGGCAAGGCCGGCGCGCGCCGTGGTGCCGACCGGCCCGCTGCACTTCGGCCTCAAGGTCGAGGTGGAAGCGGTGGCCTTGGCCGGGCCGGAGCCGGGCGCGAGCTGA
- a CDS encoding MetQ/NlpA family ABC transporter substrate-binding protein, with translation MASGIAKRLVAAALAIGALGIMHTAGAADPDKKEIRFGATAGPYSDQIRYGIKPILEKQGYKVTIVEFSDYVQPNLALADSAIDANAFQHVAYLKKFSADRKLQLSDVVQVPTAPIGIYSRKHKSLGEVKSGASVSLPNDPTNLARAIAMLQQFGWITLKAGTDPIRASERDIEGNPHKLKLIQLEAAQLPRSLDDVDYAFVNGNFALASGLKLTEALSLEKIPDYYMNLVAVRTADLNKPYVKDIRAAYQSAEFKTVTQQRFAGFLPPAYQR, from the coding sequence ATGGCATCCGGCATCGCAAAACGGCTCGTGGCCGCGGCACTGGCAATCGGCGCACTGGGCATCATGCACACGGCGGGCGCGGCCGATCCGGACAAGAAGGAAATCCGCTTCGGCGCCACCGCCGGCCCGTACTCGGACCAGATCCGCTACGGCATCAAGCCCATCCTGGAAAAGCAGGGCTACAAGGTCACCATCGTCGAGTTCAGCGACTACGTGCAGCCGAACCTGGCGCTGGCCGACAGCGCCATCGACGCCAATGCCTTCCAGCACGTGGCTTACCTGAAGAAGTTCTCCGCCGACCGCAAGCTGCAGCTCTCCGACGTGGTCCAGGTACCGACCGCGCCGATCGGCATCTACAGCCGCAAGCACAAGTCGCTGGGCGAGGTGAAGAGCGGCGCCAGCGTGTCGCTGCCCAACGACCCGACCAACCTGGCGCGTGCGATCGCCATGCTGCAGCAGTTCGGCTGGATCACGCTGAAGGCCGGCACCGATCCGATCCGCGCCAGCGAGCGTGACATCGAAGGCAACCCGCACAAGCTCAAGCTGATCCAGCTCGAAGCGGCGCAGTTGCCGCGCTCGCTCGATGACGTCGACTACGCCTTCGTCAACGGCAACTTCGCGCTGGCCTCCGGCCTCAAGCTGACCGAGGCCCTGTCGCTGGAAAAGATCCCCGACTACTACATGAACCTGGTGGCGGTGCGTACGGCCGACCTGAACAAGCCCTACGTCAAGGACATCCGCGCGGCGTACCAATCGGCCGAGTTCAAGACCGTGACGCAACAGCGCTTCGCCGGCTTCCTGCCGCCCGCGTACCAGCGCTGA
- a CDS encoding HAD-IIB family hydrolase produces MNPLEDAAPGALAAVRYVLTDMDDTLTFHGRLAAATYGALERLQAAGIRVIPVTAAPAGWCDQMARMWPVDAVIGENGGLCFARGPDGDLVRHYWLEAAQRQAADAALDSVRRRALAALPQARVASDQPFRQTGLAFARPADADQVARLRGFFAEAGADSTVNSLWVLGWLGGYDKLAMARRSLGLLYGVDLDAVRAQVMYVGDSTNDAPMFSFFAHTVGVSTVVDYLDTLPVPPRWITRGPGGAGFVEAAEAVLRDAAR; encoded by the coding sequence ATGAACCCGCTTGAAGATGCCGCGCCCGGCGCGCTGGCCGCAGTGCGCTATGTGCTGACCGACATGGACGACACCCTGACCTTCCACGGCCGGCTTGCCGCCGCCACCTACGGCGCGCTGGAGCGCCTGCAGGCAGCGGGCATCCGCGTGATTCCCGTCACCGCCGCGCCGGCAGGGTGGTGCGACCAGATGGCGCGCATGTGGCCGGTCGATGCCGTGATCGGCGAGAACGGCGGGTTGTGCTTCGCGCGCGGGCCGGACGGCGACCTGGTGCGCCACTACTGGCTGGAGGCGGCGCAGCGGCAGGCCGCCGACGCGGCCCTGGACAGCGTGCGCCGGCGCGCGCTGGCGGCGCTGCCGCAGGCACGCGTGGCGAGCGACCAGCCGTTCCGCCAGACCGGGCTGGCCTTTGCCAGGCCTGCCGACGCGGACCAGGTAGCGCGCCTGCGTGGCTTCTTCGCCGAGGCGGGGGCCGACTCGACCGTCAATTCGCTGTGGGTGCTGGGCTGGCTGGGAGGGTATGACAAGCTGGCCATGGCGCGGCGCAGCCTCGGCCTGCTGTACGGCGTCGACCTGGATGCGGTGCGCGCCCAGGTGATGTATGTCGGCGATTCGACCAACGATGCGCCGATGTTCTCGTTCTTCGCACACACCGTGGGCGTGAGCACGGTGGTGGACTATCTCGACACGCTGCCGGTGCCCCCGCGCTGGATCACGCGGGGTCCGGGCGGCGCCGGCTTCGTCGAGGCCGCCGAGGCGGTGCTGCGCGACGCGGCGCGCTAG